A genomic region of Porticoccaceae bacterium LTM1 contains the following coding sequences:
- a CDS encoding protein-disulfide reductase DsbD family protein codes for MRRILFAVFVLLAAGSSWAYQDEYIEVTLVSEQQTLQPGSTTWLAVKLKPIDHWHVYWQNPGDAGLAPKVSLSLPEGLTAGEVEWPVPKRMVDADIATYGYDETLLMFPISVEDSVNVDQSATIEAAVRWLVCKEGCIQGSAKLQLTLPVSAMVPMKTKHAKIFSDTRQHIPQPLPGVARYQVADNQIKLELDSPLKVVDVFPITAELVGYNPAPEVAYAGEGMTIRFPISEYATDMKKPFDFVVSLSDGTALQGRAEAMDK; via the coding sequence GTGAGGCGTATCCTTTTTGCTGTTTTTGTATTGCTTGCTGCTGGTTCCAGCTGGGCCTATCAGGACGAATATATTGAAGTCACGCTGGTCAGCGAGCAGCAAACGCTGCAACCGGGCAGCACTACCTGGCTGGCCGTAAAGCTGAAGCCCATTGACCACTGGCACGTGTACTGGCAAAACCCGGGCGATGCAGGCCTGGCCCCAAAAGTGTCCTTGAGCCTGCCCGAAGGTTTAACTGCTGGTGAAGTGGAGTGGCCGGTTCCCAAGCGTATGGTGGATGCGGATATTGCCACCTATGGTTATGACGAAACCCTGTTGATGTTCCCCATATCCGTTGAGGACTCCGTGAATGTAGACCAGAGTGCCACCATTGAGGCAGCTGTTCGTTGGTTGGTGTGTAAAGAAGGTTGCATTCAGGGTTCTGCCAAACTGCAACTGACCCTTCCGGTATCGGCAATGGTGCCAATGAAAACCAAGCACGCCAAAATCTTTAGCGACACCCGTCAGCACATCCCACAACCCTTGCCGGGAGTTGCCCGTTATCAGGTGGCCGATAACCAGATTAAGCTTGAGCTTGATTCACCCCTAAAAGTGGTGGATGTCTTTCCAATTACAGCTGAGCTGGTTGGCTATAACCCTGCACCGGAAGTTGCCTACGCCGGTGAAGGAATGACAATCAGATTTCCAATCAGCGAATACGCGACCGATATGAAAAAACCGTTCGATTTTGTAGTGAGCTTATCCGATGGCACGGCCCTGCAGGGGCGTGCCGAAGCAATGGATAAATAA
- a CDS encoding redoxin domain-containing protein, with translation MKSLILKSGVLSLLFVLLPLSVNAAPDVGQAAPDFTLMSASGEKVSLKDYQGKTVVLEWTNHQCPFVVKHYGSGNMQALQKRWTDKGVVWLSILSSAEGKQGYLNGQEAMDLGKEQGVHRTHLLMDADGSVGKAYAAKTTPHMYVIDGNGVLQYMGAIDSDRSASPESIKTATNYIDEAVPAVMAGEAPKVAKTRPYGCSVKYK, from the coding sequence ATGAAAAGCTTGATCTTAAAAAGTGGTGTGTTGAGTCTGCTGTTTGTCCTGTTACCGCTGTCAGTTAATGCAGCACCGGATGTTGGTCAGGCGGCACCGGATTTTACTTTGATGAGTGCGTCGGGAGAAAAGGTTAGCCTGAAGGACTATCAGGGAAAAACAGTGGTGCTGGAGTGGACCAACCATCAGTGCCCGTTTGTTGTTAAGCACTACGGTTCCGGCAATATGCAGGCGTTACAGAAGAGGTGGACTGATAAGGGCGTTGTTTGGCTGAGTATTCTGTCCTCTGCGGAAGGCAAGCAAGGGTATCTGAATGGACAAGAGGCAATGGATTTAGGTAAAGAGCAGGGAGTACACCGTACTCATCTGCTGATGGATGCCGACGGCTCAGTGGGCAAGGCCTATGCCGCTAAAACTACACCTCATATGTACGTGATCGACGGCAACGGTGTGTTGCAATATATGGGTGCAATTGACAGTGATCGCAGCGCCAGTCCAGAGTCGATTAAAACAGCTACTAATTACATCGATGAAGCTGTACCAGCGGTGATGGCGGGTGAAGCACCTAAAGTGGCCAAAACCCGTCCTTACGGTTGCTCTGTTAAATATAAATAG